A DNA window from Loxodonta africana isolate mLoxAfr1 chromosome 7, mLoxAfr1.hap2, whole genome shotgun sequence contains the following coding sequences:
- the LOC100668009 gene encoding olfactory receptor 5AN6-like, which translates to MFVLLGLSDEKELQLILFPIFLGIYLVTLLWNLGLILLIRMDFCLHTHMYFFLCFLSFIDVCYSSSISLRMLSDFLKNEKMISFIACAAQYFVAAWMALAESCLLGTMAYDRYVAIGNPLQYSAIMVPDLCGKMVAGAYVSGFLSSLSQTISCFQLYYCGPNIIQHFFCDLPQVISLSCSNPFIAQMTLLVVAIVVGFGSLFVILLSYGFIAVSILKISSGKGRTKAFNTCASYLAA; encoded by the coding sequence atgtttgttcttctgggactCTCAGATGAAAAGGAGCTGCAGCTCATCCTCTTTCCAATATTCCTAGGGATCTACCTTGTTACCCTTCTCTGGAACCTGGGTCTCATCCTCCTAATTAGAATGGACTTCTGcctgcacacacacatgtacttttttctctgtttcctgtCATTTATAGACGTCTGCTATTCTTCTTCCATCAGCCTAAGGATGCTTTCAGACTtcctaaaaaatgaaaaaatgatttCCTTCATTGCCTGTGCCGCTCAGTATTTTGTTGCAGCCTGGATGGCTCTGGCTGAGTCCTGCCTGCTGGGCAccatggcctatgaccgataTGTGGCCATCGGCAACCCGCTACAATACTCAGCTATCATGGTTCCTGACCTCTGTGGGAAGATGGTTGCTGGGGCCTATGTGAGTGGTTTCCTTAGCAGTTTATCTCAAACAATCTCTTGCTTTCAACTTTACTACTGTGGGCCAAATATCATTCAACATTTCTTCTGTGACTTACCTCAGGTTATTTCCTTGTCTTGCTCCAATCCCTTCATCGCCCAAATGACCCTTCTCGTGGTAGCTATTGTTGTTGGATTTGGCTCTTTGTTTGTTATCCTCTTATCCTATGGTTTCATTGCAGTTTCCATCCTGAAAATATCCTCAGGCAAAGGTCGTACGAAGGCCTTCAATACCTGTGCCTCCTACCTGGCAGCTTAG